A genomic region of Persephonella marina EX-H1 contains the following coding sequences:
- a CDS encoding LysE family translocator codes for MGIIEDISFGLFLGIAAAISPGALLALLISETLRGNIKNGILVSVSPIVTDLPILFVSIYILKKIENFTSLVGIISATGGVLLFYLGIKNIFAKHSEISTDMHGSFVKGVVINILNPYTYLFWFFIGAPYISDKGFVNSAAFVISFFIGITGSMILIAFFVEKIKRFIESRYYDYLLKFIGFLFIIFGVLLIKNSMKYLGL; via the coding sequence ATGGGAATAATTGAGGATATATCCTTCGGACTTTTCTTAGGAATAGCTGCAGCTATATCACCTGGTGCACTTCTTGCACTTCTTATATCTGAAACACTGAGGGGAAATATAAAAAATGGTATTCTCGTTTCAGTCTCCCCTATTGTTACAGATCTGCCTATACTGTTTGTTTCAATATACATACTGAAAAAGATAGAGAATTTCACATCTCTTGTTGGAATAATATCTGCAACAGGTGGAGTACTCCTCTTTTATCTTGGGATAAAGAATATCTTTGCTAAACATTCCGAGATATCAACAGATATGCATGGCTCTTTTGTTAAAGGGGTTGTTATCAATATACTTAATCCTTACACATACCTTTTCTGGTTCTTTATAGGTGCTCCTTATATATCGGATAAAGGGTTTGTAAATTCAGCGGCTTTTGTTATCTCTTTCTTTATAGGTATAACAGGAAGTATGATACTTATAGCTTTCTTCGTTGAGAAGATAAAGAGATTTATAGAGAGCAGATACTATGATTATCTGTTGAAATTTATAGGTTTTCTTTTTATTATCTTTGGAGTACTACTTATAAAAAACAGTATGAAATATTTAGGGCTGTAA
- a CDS encoding MBL fold metallo-hydrolase: protein MIWNNFGRKQKAKDYKLHRNFILDENSLLYREIRYAIAHGYDFIANLGHSTFLISYKGIRFLTDPFLSPHIFGIRRQKPALRPDLIPSVDFILISHAHYDHLDMRTLRRLKRDTTLIIPENTKPVLGRTYFKKIIELKRYEIFNNGSVTITALPVKHNKGRSLLFPNTDTVSYMIKIEDRTYYFAGDTAYFDGFKEYGRVFDIHTALLPIGGYEPTLLLHKIHMNPWEAIQAFIDLKAEFIVPIHYGTFHTIPKFVKVEAPLRHFTDEIKNRKLQHRAIIVEPNAIDLCITEKVN, encoded by the coding sequence ATGATATGGAACAACTTTGGCAGGAAGCAAAAAGCAAAGGATTATAAATTACACAGGAACTTTATACTTGACGAGAACTCCCTTCTTTACAGGGAGATAAGATACGCTATAGCACACGGTTACGACTTTATAGCGAACTTAGGCCATTCAACATTTCTTATATCTTACAAAGGGATAAGATTTTTGACGGATCCTTTTTTGAGTCCCCATATATTCGGAATAAGGAGGCAGAAGCCAGCATTAAGACCTGATCTTATACCATCAGTTGATTTTATTCTTATATCCCACGCACATTACGATCACCTTGATATGAGAACACTGAGGAGACTTAAAAGGGATACAACACTTATTATCCCAGAAAATACAAAACCTGTTTTAGGTAGAACATACTTTAAAAAGATCATAGAGCTGAAAAGATACGAGATATTTAATAACGGAAGTGTGACGATAACAGCCCTTCCGGTAAAACATAACAAAGGAAGATCCCTTCTATTTCCAAACACGGATACAGTGAGCTACATGATAAAGATTGAAGACAGAACATACTATTTTGCAGGAGATACAGCATACTTTGATGGATTTAAAGAGTACGGCAGGGTTTTTGATATTCATACAGCACTTCTTCCGATAGGAGGATACGAGCCGACACTTCTCCTTCACAAGATCCATATGAATCCCTGGGAGGCAATACAGGCTTTTATTGATCTTAAAGCTGAGTTTATAGTTCCCATTCATTATGGAACTTTCCACACAATCCCGAAATTCGTAAAGGTTGAGGCACCATTGAGACATTTTACTGATGAGATAAAGAACAGGAAGTTACAGCATAGAGCAATCATAGTTGAGCCAAATGCGATTGACTTATGTATAACAGAAAAAGTAAATTAA
- a CDS encoding L,D-transpeptidase family protein: MRYLRVVITLIAAVVLGSFSYASQPTIEEVLKQLEAKNIDKAEELARQLPYEERIKLNIILLLQEGRKAEAQKLFSKISEKNKGVLENVIYIPEGSYAIVVSKSRQRLKVIKFVNDLPVEVLELRSITGKRPGDKLKEGDQRTPNGVYFPVKYLTKLAPMYGVGAFPLNYPNILDRKFLNKTGNGIWIHASDKPDRPYFSSNGCVVLNNEDFNKLKRFIKLKETPVVIVEDFEYTDAGSFKEKQMALIYFVYQWKRAWEETAKGNLDNYFFLYSERFVSKKGNKEQWMRYKRRISKLKDWIKIDIKNLSILKDGRMLDFGNIYVATFDMNYRSNNYNFKGKKILYIIREDGKWKILAEETL; encoded by the coding sequence GTGAGATATCTGAGGGTAGTAATAACATTAATAGCTGCGGTGGTTTTAGGTTCTTTCAGTTATGCTTCACAACCTACTATAGAGGAAGTTCTCAAGCAACTTGAGGCAAAAAATATTGATAAAGCTGAGGAGCTTGCAAGACAGCTTCCATATGAGGAAAGAATAAAGCTTAATATCATTCTATTACTTCAGGAAGGGAGAAAAGCTGAGGCCCAGAAACTCTTTTCAAAGATATCAGAGAAAAACAAAGGTGTTTTAGAAAATGTTATATACATACCTGAAGGCAGTTATGCGATTGTTGTAAGTAAAAGTAGACAGAGACTTAAAGTTATAAAGTTTGTAAATGATCTTCCTGTTGAGGTTCTTGAGCTAAGATCAATAACAGGGAAAAGACCGGGAGACAAGTTGAAGGAAGGAGATCAGAGAACTCCCAACGGTGTTTATTTTCCTGTTAAATACCTGACAAAGCTTGCGCCGATGTACGGTGTAGGTGCTTTTCCATTGAACTATCCAAATATACTTGACAGGAAGTTTTTAAACAAAACAGGAAATGGTATATGGATCCATGCTTCTGATAAGCCTGACAGACCTTACTTTAGCTCAAATGGATGTGTTGTTCTGAATAATGAAGATTTCAACAAATTAAAAAGATTTATAAAACTTAAGGAAACACCTGTGGTTATCGTTGAGGATTTTGAGTATACAGATGCCGGATCATTTAAAGAAAAACAGATGGCACTTATATACTTCGTTTATCAATGGAAAAGGGCCTGGGAAGAAACAGCGAAAGGAAATCTTGACAACTATTTCTTCCTTTACTCAGAAAGGTTTGTCTCAAAAAAGGGCAACAAAGAGCAGTGGATGAGATATAAAAGAAGAATATCAAAGCTGAAGGACTGGATAAAGATAGATATAAAAAATCTATCAATACTTAAAGACGGAAGAATGCTTGATTTTGGTAATATATACGTTGCAACATTTGATATGAATTACAGATCAAATAACTACAACTTTAAAGGTAAGAAAATACTGTATATCATCAGGGAAGATGGGAAATGGAAGATCTTAGCAGAAGAAACTTTATAA
- the mazG gene encoding nucleoside triphosphate pyrophosphohydrolase gives MEKTECREEGRRFQEVVDIVKRLRRECPWDREQTNQSIKNNLIEEAYELFEAIESDDDKAMVEELGDLLLQVVFHSQIKKDEGSFDINDVLENLKEKLIRRHPHVFGDVEYSQLEGEDHLKKWEAIKEKEKERESILEGIPKRMPALMRAVKVQKRMAKVGFDWENPEDVWEKVMEELNELKNAKTDKEREHEIGDLLIAVTNLARVYGIDPEQALHHSIDRTVNRFQYIEKKAKEKNKELKEMKLDDMEQLWQEAKSKGL, from the coding sequence ATGGAAAAAACGGAATGTAGAGAAGAGGGTAGAAGATTTCAGGAAGTTGTTGATATTGTTAAAAGGCTGAGAAGGGAATGTCCATGGGACAGGGAACAGACAAACCAGTCCATAAAGAACAATCTTATAGAGGAGGCTTATGAGCTTTTTGAGGCTATAGAGTCTGATGATGATAAGGCTATGGTTGAGGAGCTTGGTGATCTTTTACTACAGGTTGTTTTCCATTCACAGATAAAAAAGGATGAAGGAAGCTTTGATATAAATGATGTTCTTGAAAATCTGAAGGAAAAGCTTATAAGAAGACATCCACATGTATTCGGGGATGTGGAGTACTCACAGCTTGAAGGTGAGGATCATCTAAAAAAATGGGAGGCTATAAAGGAAAAGGAAAAGGAAAGAGAGTCCATACTTGAGGGGATACCTAAGAGAATGCCCGCATTGATGAGAGCTGTTAAGGTACAGAAAAGAATGGCAAAGGTTGGTTTTGACTGGGAAAACCCTGAGGATGTATGGGAAAAGGTTATGGAAGAACTTAATGAACTTAAAAATGCAAAAACGGATAAGGAAAGAGAGCATGAGATAGGTGATCTTCTGATAGCGGTTACAAATCTTGCAAGGGTGTATGGGATAGATCCTGAACAGGCTTTACACCACTCTATAGACAGAACAGTCAACAGATTTCAGTATATTGAGAAAAAAGCAAAAGAGAAAAACAAAGAGTTAAAGGAGATGAAACTGGATGATATGGAACAACTTTGGCAGGAAGCAAAAAGCAAAGGATTATAA
- a CDS encoding PelD GGDEF domain-containing protein, with product MERKRFKILVESLTLSILFVLFGFVWNNDDPLFLNIGGNITYYIFVIILLTLYYGLLSGIVSMFVFGISAFFLYEQFPYETFFWYLLITFVLGEFFQYWNRRKERLEEENSFLKEKIEELGRNFFMLKISHDQIEKNYVLKPLSIRSVLRDIRMMILNKEVDLFKNFLMLISRFTNIDGGALYINEDNGFKKVAQIGKGAELNRDDPLVKQAFIDKTSTYLAVNRLEGDVKSEYLAVVPAVDINGNINGLLLITDMPFLSLNKDNLLTINVFLTYLFDEYNLAKGLEETVVKFPNIHLSFIKELRKLIHLKSKFGIESSIVVFFMLKQDFLDAAFTEIERGLRGFDISTRCSEVEKEKLIILLPFTGDVAAVEFVNRIKEKIEDIFGEEVEGKIKSRILTVENDLEQTLTKVKEL from the coding sequence ATGGAAAGAAAAAGATTTAAGATACTCGTTGAAAGCTTAACACTCTCAATCCTTTTTGTTCTTTTTGGTTTTGTGTGGAATAATGATGACCCTCTTTTCTTAAATATCGGGGGAAATATAACCTACTACATATTTGTGATCATTCTTTTAACCCTTTACTACGGTCTTTTATCAGGTATAGTATCTATGTTCGTTTTTGGAATATCAGCATTTTTTCTGTATGAGCAGTTTCCCTACGAGACATTTTTCTGGTATCTACTTATAACATTTGTTTTAGGAGAGTTTTTCCAGTACTGGAACAGGAGAAAAGAGAGGCTTGAGGAAGAGAACAGCTTTCTTAAGGAAAAGATTGAGGAGCTGGGAAGAAATTTTTTTATGCTGAAAATATCACATGACCAGATAGAGAAGAATTATGTTCTGAAACCTCTCAGTATAAGATCCGTTTTAAGGGATATAAGGATGATGATACTGAATAAGGAGGTGGATCTTTTTAAAAATTTTTTAATGCTTATATCAAGATTTACCAATATTGATGGAGGAGCCCTATATATAAATGAAGACAACGGATTCAAAAAGGTAGCCCAGATAGGGAAAGGAGCAGAGCTTAACAGAGATGATCCACTTGTTAAACAGGCATTTATTGATAAAACATCAACATATCTGGCTGTAAACAGACTGGAAGGGGATGTAAAATCCGAGTATCTGGCTGTTGTTCCAGCTGTTGATATAAATGGAAATATTAACGGACTCCTTCTCATAACCGATATGCCTTTTTTAAGCCTTAATAAGGACAATCTTCTCACGATAAACGTTTTTCTCACATATCTTTTTGATGAGTACAATCTCGCAAAAGGTCTTGAAGAAACAGTTGTTAAATTCCCAAATATACATCTTTCATTTATAAAGGAGCTGAGAAAGCTTATACATCTAAAGAGCAAGTTTGGTATTGAGAGCAGTATAGTTGTTTTCTTTATGTTAAAACAGGACTTTCTTGATGCAGCATTTACAGAGATAGAGAGAGGCTTAAGAGGATTTGATATCTCAACAAGATGCAGTGAGGTTGAGAAGGAAAAGCTTATAATTCTTCTCCCTTTTACAGGTGATGTTGCAGCTGTTGAGTTTGTTAACAGGATAAAGGAAAAGATAGAGGATATATTCGGTGAAGAGGTAGAAGGTAAAATAAAAAGCAGAATACTTACCGTTGAAAATGATCTTGAGCAGACACTTACAAAAGTTAAAGAGCTGTGA
- a CDS encoding complex I NDUFA9 subunit family protein gives MKILVTGGTGFVGRYLVEELSKEHQLVLPTRDIKKAELLFSGRGNLDNIKIIHFQEDLDHTVRKYRPEVIINLLGILYENRKKGITFEKVHFEYTKKLVDAASDIGIKLFVQMSALGADPSSKSRYQRTKGVAEEYIRSSNINYIIHRPSIIMGREQKLFQDMKKFGKIMPLFLAPEGRVQPVHILDVRDCFLKSLDEEDEIFELCGDRVVTFKELFEFALKYAGYRRPVIQMPKIFFRFMLPFFKLLPEPPMTEDQYYMLQKDNVCSGKYRGVKELLGKIRNPFEF, from the coding sequence ATGAAAATTCTTGTTACTGGTGGGACGGGATTTGTAGGAAGATATTTAGTTGAGGAGCTTTCAAAAGAACATCAGTTAGTTCTTCCTACAAGGGATATAAAAAAAGCGGAGCTTCTGTTTTCTGGGAGAGGTAATCTGGATAATATAAAGATCATCCATTTTCAGGAAGACCTTGACCACACCGTCAGGAAGTACAGACCTGAAGTGATAATAAATCTTCTCGGAATTCTTTACGAGAACAGAAAAAAGGGGATAACATTTGAGAAGGTTCATTTTGAGTACACAAAAAAGCTTGTTGATGCCGCTTCTGATATTGGCATTAAACTATTTGTCCAGATGTCTGCCCTTGGTGCAGATCCTTCAAGTAAAAGCAGGTATCAGAGAACAAAAGGTGTTGCTGAGGAGTATATAAGATCATCAAATATAAATTACATAATCCACAGACCATCAATAATTATGGGGAGAGAACAGAAACTATTTCAGGACATGAAAAAGTTTGGAAAAATTATGCCTTTATTTTTAGCACCTGAAGGGAGAGTTCAGCCTGTTCATATACTTGATGTCAGGGACTGTTTCTTAAAATCACTGGACGAAGAGGATGAGATATTTGAACTGTGCGGTGATAGGGTAGTAACATTCAAGGAGCTTTTTGAGTTTGCACTGAAATATGCTGGTTATAGAAGACCTGTCATACAGATGCCTAAGATCTTTTTCAGGTTTATGCTGCCATTTTTCAAACTTCTGCCAGAGCCTCCAATGACTGAAGATCAGTACTATATGCTTCAGAAGGACAATGTATGTTCAGGAAAATACAGAGGAGTTAAAGAGCTACTTGGAAAGATCAGAAACCCGTTTGAATTTTAG
- the upp gene encoding uracil phosphoribosyltransferase, whose protein sequence is MENIINVKNPALTNIVTKLRDINTDSYLFRKYISEAGRILLLEALKDEKTVEKKVKIWVGEYRFPEIEEERYVFIPIMRAGLPMLDGVFEVLKNAKAGFLAIKRNEETLESVLYYDRVPPLEGKNAVILDPMVATGGSLDYAVKVIKKKNPEKIISLNIIGAPEGLKRIAEKHPEIKVYIAQIDERLNDKGYIIPGIGDAGDRAFNTE, encoded by the coding sequence ATGGAAAATATAATCAATGTGAAAAATCCTGCATTAACAAATATAGTAACAAAGCTGAGGGATATAAATACAGACAGCTATCTATTTAGAAAATATATATCAGAAGCCGGAAGAATACTACTTCTGGAAGCATTAAAGGATGAAAAAACCGTTGAGAAAAAGGTAAAGATATGGGTTGGTGAGTACAGATTCCCAGAGATAGAAGAGGAAAGATACGTTTTTATACCTATAATGAGGGCCGGACTTCCTATGCTTGATGGTGTTTTTGAGGTACTGAAAAATGCTAAGGCAGGTTTTTTGGCTATAAAAAGGAATGAGGAAACACTTGAAAGTGTGTTGTATTACGACAGGGTCCCACCTCTTGAAGGGAAAAACGCTGTCATACTTGATCCTATGGTGGCAACAGGGGGATCACTTGATTATGCGGTAAAAGTAATAAAGAAAAAAAATCCTGAGAAGATAATATCACTCAATATAATTGGAGCTCCCGAAGGGCTGAAAAGGATAGCAGAAAAACATCCTGAGATTAAAGTCTATATAGCTCAGATTGATGAGAGACTTAATGATAAAGGCTACATAATTCCAGGAATAGGTGATGCCGGAGACAGGGCATTCAATACAGAATGA
- a CDS encoding tetratricopeptide repeat protein gives MEGKITPVSILLELLAVGFLMLGNTYNIFLFLIFHTVASVLLSVVVWTFFPKRYKKPFPLSIIVIFIIMFSTPVLSYIAVLFSLIIFRKQKKLPVLPLETVPVFQLIEEKIQVRKRKFGESSVREFVLRKNLPSSLRLKAFLFLTEVKSPESVRLLRYGLSDENDEIRLLSFSVLDKIEKRLSEQIHNNLEKLKKAKDEKEKGIIYRELSKLYWEIIYIGMADKEITDFYLNESERYALKAKDIIKNDPYIDLLLGRIYLLKGRLDDSYIYLTKALDSNIPEFKVAPYLAEIFFRNREYSRIKEFIKKHPYLKYDPSFYPVAVLWEEG, from the coding sequence ATGGAAGGAAAAATTACGCCTGTTTCAATCCTGCTTGAGCTTTTGGCTGTAGGATTTTTAATGCTCGGTAATACATATAACATCTTTCTTTTCCTTATCTTTCATACTGTAGCATCAGTACTGTTATCGGTTGTGGTATGGACATTTTTCCCAAAAAGGTATAAAAAACCTTTCCCGTTAAGTATCATAGTGATATTCATTATTATGTTTTCAACGCCTGTTCTAAGCTATATTGCCGTTCTATTCTCACTTATTATCTTCAGAAAACAGAAGAAACTGCCAGTTCTTCCCCTTGAGACCGTTCCTGTTTTCCAGCTTATAGAAGAAAAGATACAGGTAAGAAAAAGAAAGTTTGGAGAGTCTTCAGTGAGAGAGTTTGTCCTCAGAAAAAATCTCCCTTCATCCTTGAGATTAAAAGCATTTTTATTTCTCACAGAGGTGAAATCACCTGAAAGTGTCAGGCTTTTAAGGTATGGACTTTCAGATGAGAATGATGAGATAAGACTTTTATCCTTCAGTGTTCTTGATAAGATAGAGAAAAGACTGAGCGAACAGATACACAACAACCTTGAAAAGCTGAAAAAAGCAAAGGATGAAAAGGAAAAGGGGATCATATACAGAGAGCTTTCAAAGCTTTACTGGGAGATAATATATATTGGTATGGCTGATAAGGAGATAACAGACTTTTATCTGAATGAGTCAGAAAGATACGCATTAAAAGCAAAAGATATAATAAAAAATGATCCTTATATTGATCTTCTCCTTGGAAGGATATATCTCCTTAAAGGAAGACTTGATGACTCATATATATACCTTACTAAAGCTCTTGACTCAAACATTCCGGAGTTTAAAGTTGCCCCCTACCTTGCGGAGATATTTTTCAGAAACAGGGAGTACAGCAGGATAAAAGAGTTTATAAAAAAACATCCCTACCTGAAGTACGACCCATCATTCTATCCTGTAGCGGTTTTATGGGAGGAAGGCTGA
- a CDS encoding ExeA family protein yields MENFFKFFGLKDDPFRVTPDIEYFYMSQAHKDVLDALEYLYHTGEGFAVIIGEPGTGKTTTVKKFLANHPYEILYAYIIFPSFYPLEMLRAILREFGVKTSPEEAESDLFAKLKEFLIKKKEEGHKVFIIVDEAQNLPIETMEELRILSNLETNREKLLQIVLTGQTELEKKINMPELRQLKERITVVAKLRNLDFNETVDYIKYKLEKAGNPKIHIPWYIYRLIFKYSQGNFRKINLIMRRTLMAAYVDESKKIKYKHLKEALKTLGFYEEAKEKKKLKYLALASVILAILLGLTGTFSWFLYAIATGEKKINSEPAQYKNMTKTQHTQHLKAETRGEKKKVHPPLKPEEQIKEFIKRWKNSWETQDFLRYISYYCKDFRWAGGGIEKWEKYKRKTILNKKFIKIYISDIKIRKIKENRWEVIFKQEYFSDKIDDVTLKKLIIIKSNGKYCIKEERTIRRIK; encoded by the coding sequence ATGGAAAATTTCTTTAAATTTTTTGGACTGAAAGACGATCCTTTCAGGGTCACACCTGATATTGAGTACTTCTATATGTCTCAGGCTCATAAAGATGTTTTAGATGCCCTTGAGTATCTTTATCATACAGGTGAAGGGTTTGCTGTCATCATAGGAGAACCCGGGACAGGTAAGACAACAACCGTTAAAAAGTTCTTAGCAAACCATCCCTATGAGATACTGTACGCATATATTATCTTCCCCAGCTTCTACCCACTGGAGATGCTTAGGGCTATACTGAGAGAGTTTGGCGTTAAGACCTCACCTGAAGAGGCAGAAAGTGATCTTTTTGCCAAATTAAAGGAATTTCTGATAAAGAAAAAGGAAGAAGGTCATAAAGTTTTTATAATCGTTGATGAAGCACAGAATCTCCCTATAGAAACTATGGAGGAGCTAAGGATACTGTCGAATCTTGAGACTAACAGGGAAAAACTACTCCAGATAGTTCTTACAGGACAGACGGAACTTGAGAAAAAGATAAATATGCCTGAGCTCAGGCAGTTAAAAGAGAGGATAACAGTTGTAGCAAAACTTAGAAATCTTGATTTTAATGAGACGGTTGATTATATAAAGTACAAACTTGAAAAGGCTGGAAACCCTAAGATCCATATACCATGGTATATATACAGGCTCATATTCAAGTACTCTCAGGGTAATTTCAGAAAGATTAATCTCATAATGAGAAGAACATTAATGGCCGCATATGTTGATGAGAGTAAAAAGATCAAATACAAACATCTAAAAGAGGCATTAAAAACCCTTGGTTTTTATGAGGAAGCCAAGGAAAAGAAAAAATTAAAATATCTCGCCCTTGCATCTGTAATTCTAGCCATTTTACTTGGACTTACAGGAACGTTCTCCTGGTTCCTGTACGCTATAGCAACCGGTGAGAAAAAGATAAATTCTGAGCCTGCTCAGTACAAGAATATGACCAAAACACAGCATACCCAGCATCTAAAAGCTGAAACCAGAGGGGAAAAGAAAAAAGTACATCCACCGCTGAAACCTGAAGAACAGATAAAGGAGTTTATTAAGAGATGGAAAAACTCATGGGAAACACAGGACTTTTTAAGATACATCTCTTATTACTGTAAAGATTTTAGATGGGCCGGTGGAGGAATTGAAAAATGGGAAAAATACAAAAGGAAGACGATACTCAACAAAAAATTTATAAAGATATACATAAGCGATATAAAGATCAGAAAAATCAAAGAGAACAGATGGGAGGTTATATTCAAACAGGAATACTTTTCAGATAAAATAGATGATGTCACCTTGAAAAAGCTGATTATTATAAAAAGTAATGGAAAGTACTGTATAAAAGAAGAAAGAACGATCAGGAGGATTAAGTGA
- a CDS encoding M14/M99 family metallopeptidase has product MEDLSRRNFIRLAGSSLLLLSLNPDEVFAKHNSKLHFKLPPKPLQYYIKEGKEKGGRVLIIGGIHGNEPGAYKAADILMDLDVKKGTVAVLPRTNFVSVLANVRGYNGDMNRKFHRISRKDPDYRYVSFIKDFIDDFRPDVVLSLHDGYGFHIKNKKHWGQCIVIDAVSYKGYPLYSTAKYVADRVNKKITKKHWKIPIHNTDTFNRYTKYKEQRKSLTYYVLSKCNIPAFCIEASKQLPDLETKTKMHLMMIKEFLEIFNVELDPGIDHVLSNLSSFINRKRVYSVRLNINGRTEIINSSKTIKVPAGSRIRFESVYGNRGSFVIPEGVNLNYSGFYYSRNIRFFLKDDYKKVFTLKFVKT; this is encoded by the coding sequence ATGGAAGATCTTAGCAGAAGAAACTTTATAAGACTGGCTGGATCATCTTTATTACTGCTATCTTTAAATCCTGATGAAGTTTTTGCAAAACATAACAGCAAACTCCATTTCAAACTTCCACCTAAGCCTCTCCAGTACTACATAAAAGAGGGTAAAGAGAAAGGTGGGAGAGTTCTTATAATAGGTGGAATTCACGGAAATGAACCGGGGGCATACAAAGCTGCAGATATTCTTATGGATCTTGATGTTAAAAAGGGAACTGTTGCTGTTCTACCAAGAACTAATTTCGTTTCTGTTCTTGCAAATGTGAGAGGATACAACGGAGATATGAACAGAAAGTTTCACAGAATATCCAGGAAAGATCCTGACTACAGATATGTATCATTCATTAAAGATTTTATAGATGATTTCAGACCTGATGTGGTTCTTTCACTTCACGACGGTTACGGCTTCCATATAAAGAATAAAAAACACTGGGGGCAGTGTATAGTTATTGATGCTGTTAGCTATAAAGGATATCCCCTTTACAGCACAGCAAAATACGTTGCAGATAGGGTCAATAAAAAAATAACTAAGAAGCACTGGAAGATACCTATCCACAATACAGACACGTTTAATAGATACACAAAGTATAAAGAACAGAGGAAATCCTTAACATACTATGTACTTTCCAAGTGTAATATTCCTGCATTCTGTATAGAGGCTTCAAAACAGCTACCAGATCTTGAAACAAAAACAAAAATGCATCTTATGATGATAAAAGAGTTTCTTGAGATCTTTAATGTTGAGCTTGATCCCGGTATAGATCACGTTCTTTCCAACCTGAGTTCCTTTATAAACAGAAAAAGAGTGTACTCTGTCAGGTTAAATATAAATGGTAGAACAGAGATCATTAACTCATCTAAAACAATAAAGGTTCCTGCAGGGAGCAGGATAAGATTTGAATCCGTCTATGGAAATAGAGGAAGTTTCGTAATTCCCGAAGGGGTAAATCTGAACTACTCAGGTTTTTATTACTCAAGAAATATAAGATTCTTCCTTAAAGATGACTATAAAAAAGTTTTTACCCTGAAGTTTGTAAAAACCTAA